The following coding sequences are from one Beggiatoa alba B18LD window:
- the bioB gene encoding biotin synthase BioB: protein MQIPVMQTPAIRHDWQFDEVMALYQQPLNDLLFQAQSTHRAYFNPNQIQLSALLNIKTGACPEDCAYCPQSVRYDTGLETAPLMDIDSVLAAAQQAKAQGATRFCMGAAWRTPKEKDLLKVAELVRAVKALNLETCLTLGMLSAEQAQLLKMAGLDYYNHNLDTSPDFYEQIITTRTFQDRLDTLEHVREAEIKVCCGGIVGMGESVQDRVMMLITLANLNQHPESVPINQLIKIEGTPLADAPAVDPFEFVRCIATARLLMPASYVRLSAGRTEMDEALQALCFFAGANSIFYGDKLLTTANPNAQQDARLFKRLGIQTTM from the coding sequence ATGCAAATACCTGTTATGCAAACTCCCGCCATTCGTCACGATTGGCAATTTGATGAAGTCATGGCTTTATATCAACAACCCTTAAATGATTTGCTTTTTCAAGCACAATCAACACATCGGGCTTATTTCAATCCGAATCAAATCCAATTAAGTGCATTATTAAATATCAAAACGGGCGCGTGTCCTGAAGATTGTGCCTATTGTCCGCAAAGTGTGCGTTATGACACGGGGTTAGAAACCGCGCCGTTAATGGATATCGATAGCGTTTTAGCTGCCGCTCAACAGGCAAAAGCGCAAGGGGCAACCCGTTTTTGTATGGGGGCTGCATGGCGCACGCCGAAAGAGAAAGATTTGTTAAAAGTGGCGGAATTGGTGCGGGCTGTTAAAGCCTTGAATCTGGAAACCTGTTTAACCTTAGGCATGTTATCTGCGGAACAAGCGCAGTTGTTAAAAATGGCAGGGTTAGATTATTACAATCATAATTTGGATACCTCACCCGATTTTTATGAGCAAATTATCACCACGCGAACCTTTCAAGACCGTTTAGACACGTTGGAACATGTGCGCGAAGCAGAGATTAAAGTGTGTTGTGGTGGGATTGTTGGCATGGGCGAAAGTGTACAAGACCGTGTGATGATGTTGATAACACTCGCTAATTTAAATCAACACCCTGAAAGTGTGCCGATTAATCAGTTAATTAAAATTGAGGGAACGCCTTTAGCCGACGCGCCAGCCGTTGACCCGTTTGAATTTGTCCGTTGTATTGCAACTGCACGTTTATTAATGCCTGCCTCTTATGTGCGTTTATCCGCAGGACGGACGGAAATGGATGAAGCGTTACAAGCTTTGTGCTTTTTTGCGGGCGCAAATTCTATTTTTTATGGGGATAAATTATTGACGACGGCAAATCCTAATGCACAACAAGATGCACGTTTGTTTAAACGCTTAGGGATTCAAACGACGATGTAG
- a CDS encoding Eco29kI family restriction endonuclease, with protein MIREPFNRAKHIYHNAAFAELVKDAVRFFNGTPVHSLPPSERFLGSGVYALYYTGENPLYTRYKALNRLSYDFPIYVGKAVPKGWRQARTSDAMTTQSTELYSRLKEHSRSILSVNGLSLEDFSCRFVLFENEGSDMIGSIEATLIKLNQPLWNSCVDGFGNHDPGKGRYEQARSDWDVIHTGRVWAERLNGVPNNKNKILDKIEKHLKQLKKN; from the coding sequence ATGATTCGAGAGCCTTTTAATAGAGCTAAACATATTTACCACAATGCAGCATTTGCAGAATTGGTAAAGGACGCTGTGCGATTTTTTAATGGCACGCCAGTTCACTCGTTACCACCTTCAGAAAGATTTTTAGGTTCAGGAGTATATGCACTCTATTACACTGGTGAAAATCCACTTTATACACGTTACAAAGCGTTAAATCGCTTATCGTATGATTTTCCAATCTATGTCGGTAAAGCTGTCCCTAAAGGTTGGAGACAAGCAAGAACTTCAGATGCTATGACGACACAGTCCACAGAGTTATATTCTCGTCTGAAAGAACATAGCAGAAGCATTTTATCGGTAAATGGTTTAAGTCTTGAGGATTTTTCTTGCAGATTTGTGCTTTTCGAGAATGAAGGTTCAGATATGATTGGTTCAATTGAGGCAACACTCATCAAACTTAACCAACCATTATGGAACTCATGCGTTGATGGATTTGGAAATCACGATCCAGGGAAAGGTAGATATGAACAAGCACGTTCTGATTGGGATGTTATTCATACAGGAAGAGTTTGGGCAGAAAGACTCAACGGTGTTCCAAACAATAAAAATAAAATACTTGATAAAATTGAAAAACACTTAAAACAATTGAAGAAGAATTAA
- a CDS encoding adenylate/guanylate cyclase domain-containing protein: MLRFRRFRNRLLTFFVGLLVLVQATSFIAVNNASIENARVTMNQSLTVAAGVFNRLIDERVKILLEAARLLSGDFAFKAAYHTHAHGTILSATQNHLARLEGANVMMVVSLDGKIIADTMHPDVTDAPVKWDYLLRAAENDPYGEASSIVSIDARPYQMMVVPLLTPELEAWLLIGFVIDNNFAKDLSRLLLADVSILQQDKQQQWQSVASTLSDPIRTALPETITQQTWEKNRSLVLHLAEQDYVSVVTPLIQKQNIYVIAVLQQSLEEALTAYRSLRNALILLFIIGLILSIAGVVLIAQSVTKPVLTLAESARRIEQGDYQQHITLHQKDEIGELARTFNNMARGLAEKEKVRNLLGKVVSTAIAEELLNSKAIELGGEERVVTVLFSDIRGFTALCENRAPKDILSFLNTYLTKITEVIENNHGVVDKYIGDAVMALFGAPVQREDSATCAVRTAVAMVQVVNALNRMFTQQQRPTIEIGIGLHTGLVVVGNMGSETRLNYTAIGDGVNLASRLESLTKQYGVFSIVSEATRNLVPEFIYRELDRVRVKGKTEPVSIYELIGTPDTVPASQQQELVQYHQALSVFRAQEWETARQLFAVLNQQNPMTKIYSIYLQRIDEYQHLPINSQWDGVYTFHEK, translated from the coding sequence ATGTTACGCTTTCGGCGGTTTCGCAATCGCCTACTGACTTTTTTTGTCGGACTATTAGTCCTTGTTCAAGCCACCTCATTCATTGCCGTCAATAATGCCAGCATTGAAAATGCCCGCGTGACAATGAATCAATCGCTAACAGTTGCGGCAGGCGTTTTTAATCGACTTATTGATGAGCGCGTTAAAATTCTGTTAGAAGCTGCACGCCTACTCTCAGGCGATTTTGCCTTTAAAGCCGCTTATCACACCCACGCACACGGCACAATTTTATCCGCGACCCAAAACCACCTTGCCCGTTTAGAAGGGGCAAATGTGATGATGGTTGTTTCTCTCGACGGCAAAATCATTGCCGATACCATGCACCCCGATGTCACTGACGCGCCTGTTAAATGGGATTATCTGCTCCGCGCCGCAGAAAATGACCCCTACGGTGAAGCCTCCTCGATTGTTTCGATTGATGCACGCCCTTATCAAATGATGGTTGTGCCACTACTTACGCCTGAATTAGAAGCATGGCTACTGATAGGCTTTGTTATCGATAATAACTTTGCAAAAGACTTAAGCCGTTTATTACTAGCAGATGTTTCTATCTTACAACAAGATAAACAACAACAATGGCAATCCGTTGCCAGCACCTTATCTGACCCCATACGCACCGCTTTACCTGAAACCATCACCCAACAAACATGGGAAAAAAATCGCAGTTTAGTCTTACACCTCGCCGAACAAGATTATGTTTCAGTGGTTACCCCCCTAATTCAAAAACAAAATATTTATGTTATTGCCGTTTTACAACAATCGTTAGAAGAAGCCTTAACTGCATATCGCTCACTACGTAATGCACTGATACTACTATTTATTATTGGGCTAATTCTTTCTATTGCAGGCGTGGTTTTAATTGCCCAATCGGTTACAAAACCTGTATTAACCCTAGCCGAATCAGCCCGACGCATCGAACAAGGCGACTATCAACAACATATAACCCTGCATCAAAAAGACGAAATTGGCGAACTAGCCCGCACCTTTAACAACATGGCACGCGGTTTGGCAGAAAAAGAAAAAGTTCGCAATTTACTGGGCAAAGTCGTGTCAACCGCTATTGCAGAAGAACTATTAAACAGCAAAGCCATAGAACTCGGCGGGGAAGAGCGCGTCGTCACTGTCCTATTTTCAGATATTCGCGGTTTTACCGCACTCTGTGAAAATCGCGCCCCAAAAGATATTCTGAGTTTTTTAAATACTTACCTGACTAAAATTACCGAAGTCATAGAAAACAATCACGGCGTTGTAGATAAATACATCGGCGATGCGGTAATGGCACTATTTGGCGCACCTGTACAACGTGAAGATTCCGCCACCTGTGCCGTGCGCACCGCTGTTGCAATGGTACAAGTGGTTAATGCATTAAATCGCATGTTTACTCAACAACAACGCCCAACGATAGAAATCGGAATTGGACTACACACAGGGCTAGTTGTGGTTGGCAATATGGGTTCAGAAACCCGCTTAAATTACACAGCCATCGGTGACGGTGTAAACCTTGCCTCACGCTTAGAAAGTCTGACAAAACAATACGGCGTTTTTAGCATCGTCAGCGAAGCAACTCGTAATCTTGTCCCCGAATTCATCTATCGAGAACTTGACCGCGTCCGCGTAAAAGGCAAAACCGAACCTGTCAGTATTTATGAACTTATTGGGACACCCGACACAGTCCCAGCATCACAACAGCAAGAACTCGTGCAATATCATCAAGCACTCAGCGTTTTTCGAGCGCAAGAATGGGAAACTGCCCGCCAGCTTTTTGCCGTCCTTAATCAGCAAAATCCCATGACCAAGATTTACAGCATTTACTTGCAACGTATTGATGAATACCAACATTTACCCATTAACTCACAATGGGATGGGGTTTATACTTTCCACGAAAAATAA
- a CDS encoding PilT/PilU family type 4a pilus ATPase, whose translation MDLTPYLKLLTEKNGTELTLVAGAVVKMNIGGEEKPVGKTPLTAEMTKTAAFNILSDAQKKQLSQAKELEFNYQSPTGTNQYQIIVTLNAKGVALIVRPMKAKTEESKPNPKGAAFSFAQDEGIRVLGEAPAKRLDILPYLEVLVKQDGSDFFLTTNAPPCFKKYGKIVPMDGYMLTPELIKTAVYGIMTDEQIEEFEKTKDLDFAIALPDDSARFRANAFYQRRTMGLVMRLIPSKIPTVAELNLPEILQELIMQKRGLLIMVGGTGSGKSTSLAAMINHRNQCSAGHILTIEDPVEFSHPNILSLVNQREVGTDTASYARALKASLREAPDVILIGEIRDRETMEAGLELANTGHLCLATMHSNNANQALERVVNMFPHEMHNQLFMDLSLNLRGVISQRLIPDVRGKRAAAIEVMINTPHIANLILKGDLNELKEAMRGSGVKGMKAFDDALYDLYKDGRISLEEALKNADSRNNLEAKINFG comes from the coding sequence ATGGATTTAACACCTTACCTTAAGCTGCTAACAGAAAAAAACGGCACGGAGCTGACTTTAGTAGCGGGTGCCGTCGTGAAAATGAATATCGGCGGGGAAGAAAAACCCGTCGGTAAAACCCCATTAACTGCGGAAATGACAAAAACAGCCGCCTTCAATATTTTGAGTGACGCGCAAAAAAAGCAGTTATCCCAAGCAAAAGAGCTTGAATTTAATTATCAATCTCCAACAGGAACGAATCAATATCAAATTATTGTTACCTTAAATGCCAAAGGTGTCGCGTTAATTGTTCGTCCAATGAAAGCAAAAACAGAAGAAAGTAAACCCAATCCAAAAGGGGCTGCTTTTTCCTTTGCACAAGATGAGGGAATTCGCGTATTAGGTGAAGCCCCTGCAAAACGGCTAGATATCCTTCCATATTTAGAAGTATTAGTAAAACAAGATGGTTCAGACTTTTTCTTAACCACAAATGCCCCCCCTTGTTTTAAGAAGTACGGCAAAATTGTACCAATGGATGGGTATATGCTCACACCCGAACTGATTAAAACAGCGGTGTACGGCATTATGACTGATGAGCAAATTGAAGAATTTGAGAAAACCAAGGATTTAGACTTTGCCATTGCGCTACCTGATGATAGCGCACGATTTCGGGCAAACGCCTTTTACCAACGCCGAACAATGGGCTTGGTCATGCGTTTGATTCCCTCAAAGATTCCAACCGTTGCCGAATTAAATTTGCCCGAAATTTTGCAAGAATTAATCATGCAAAAACGCGGATTATTAATCATGGTCGGTGGAACAGGGTCAGGAAAATCAACCTCATTAGCTGCCATGATTAACCATCGGAATCAATGTAGCGCGGGACATATTTTAACCATTGAAGACCCTGTCGAATTTTCACACCCCAACATTTTATCCTTAGTGAATCAACGCGAAGTTGGTACAGATACCGCTTCTTATGCCCGTGCGTTAAAAGCCTCTTTACGAGAAGCCCCCGACGTTATTCTGATTGGGGAAATCCGTGATAGAGAAACGATGGAGGCTGGATTAGAACTCGCCAACACAGGACACTTATGTTTAGCGACCATGCACTCGAATAACGCTAACCAAGCCTTAGAACGGGTTGTGAACATGTTCCCGCATGAAATGCATAACCAATTATTTATGGATTTATCCTTAAACTTACGAGGGGTTATTTCACAACGTTTAATCCCAGATGTGCGGGGTAAACGGGCAGCCGCTATCGAAGTGATGATTAACACACCCCATATCGCAAACTTAATTCTCAAAGGAGACTTAAACGAGTTAAAAGAAGCCATGCGAGGCAGTGGGGTTAAAGGCATGAAAGCCTTCGATGATGCCTTATACGATTTATACAAAGATGGTCGTATTAGCCTAGAAGAAGCCTTAAAAAATGCCGACTCACGGAATAACTTAGAAGCTAAAATTAACTTCGGTTAA
- a CDS encoding DNA cytosine methyltransferase, whose protein sequence is MKSLEIFSGTGGLAKGLEMAGFEHASFVEFNKDACVSLRKNFNPNLVFEGDIADFDLNNLEQVDIVAGGPPCQPFSLAGKHQAHRDKRDMFPYAIRCIEHLQPKAFFFENVKGLLRASFSNYFEYIILQLTYPNCIIKAAESWETHLNRLKQLTPKTYNGSQYNVTYKLLNAADYGIPQKRERVVIIGIRSDLEKEWKFPESTHSENSLNWEKYVTGEYWKKHGLPAQHNERIAKILIKKYGIFPPQDAPWQTVRDALMNIPHPNEQHFIPDHIFKDGARVYLGHTGSEINQPSKTIKAGDHGVPGGENMICYEDGSVRYFTTYEAKLIQTFPKNFIITGSWGETMRQIGNAVPVKLAEIIGKQLITTLQAKQVNKLYRRTANSYAFATR, encoded by the coding sequence GTGAAATCGCTTGAAATTTTTTCTGGAACTGGTGGTTTAGCTAAAGGGCTTGAAATGGCTGGATTCGAACATGCGTCATTTGTTGAATTTAATAAAGATGCTTGTGTATCACTACGAAAAAATTTTAATCCTAACCTTGTTTTTGAGGGTGACATAGCAGATTTTGATTTAAATAACCTTGAACAGGTTGATATCGTTGCTGGTGGTCCACCATGTCAACCCTTTTCGCTAGCAGGAAAACATCAAGCTCATCGAGATAAACGGGATATGTTTCCTTATGCAATTCGTTGTATTGAGCATTTACAACCTAAAGCTTTCTTTTTTGAAAATGTTAAAGGTCTTTTAAGGGCTTCATTTTCCAATTATTTTGAGTACATCATACTTCAGTTGACTTACCCTAATTGTATTATCAAAGCAGCAGAAAGTTGGGAAACACATCTCAATAGACTTAAGCAGCTAACCCCAAAAACATACAATGGCTCTCAGTATAATGTGACATACAAGTTGTTGAATGCAGCTGATTACGGTATCCCCCAAAAGCGTGAGCGAGTCGTGATTATTGGTATTCGTTCAGATTTGGAAAAGGAATGGAAATTCCCAGAGTCGACACACTCCGAAAATAGTTTGAATTGGGAAAAGTATGTGACGGGCGAATACTGGAAAAAACATGGACTACCAGCACAACATAATGAACGTATTGCAAAAATACTTATAAAGAAATATGGGATATTTCCACCGCAAGATGCACCGTGGCAAACAGTACGAGATGCTTTAATGAATATCCCACATCCAAATGAGCAACACTTTATTCCAGACCATATTTTTAAAGACGGAGCAAGAGTTTATCTAGGACACACGGGAAGCGAGATTAATCAACCGTCTAAAACAATTAAAGCGGGTGATCATGGTGTTCCAGGTGGAGAAAATATGATTTGTTATGAGGATGGCTCAGTACGTTATTTCACCACATATGAAGCAAAATTAATTCAAACATTTCCAAAAAACTTTATTATTACAGGTAGTTGGGGTGAAACAATGCGACAGATTGGCAATGCTGTGCCTGTAAAACTGGCAGAAATTATTGGAAAACAGTTAATAACTACATTGCAAGCTAAACAAGTTAATAAATTGTATCGACGGACGGCTAACAGCTACGCTTTTGCTACTCGATAA
- a CDS encoding proline--tRNA ligase translates to MRTSRFLLATLKETPADAEVISHQLMLRAGLIRKLAAGLYTWLPLGMRVLRKVEDIVRKEMDKSGALEVLMPAVQPAELWEESKRWEQYGPELLRLKDRHDRPFCFGPTHEEVITDLIRREIRSYKQLPANFYQIQTKFRDEIRPRFGVMRAREFVMKDAYSFHTNQASLQETYDVMHATYCRIFDRLGLRYRPVLADTGSIGGNSSHEFHVLADSGEDAIAYSTTGTYAANVEKAEALAPAGERPAPKMDSLAVVNTPDQHTIEAVSQFLNVKPSQCVKTLLVNGENGSLVAFVLRGDHTLNVIKAGKHPNVASPLTFASPEKIKEVIGCSIGSIGPVGLTVKIVADRSAAHLSDFVCGANKDGQHLVGVNWKRDLPEPEVMDIRNVEAGDPSPDGNGVLGIARGIEVGHIFQLGEKYSSAMNATVLDETGRALTMLMGCYGLGVTRVVASAIEQNHDEKGIIWPTAIAPFTVALLPMNMAKSERLREAAEKMYQQLQDAGIDVLFDDRKERPGVMFAEMELIGIPHRLVLSDKGLDEGTVEYKGRRDENVQVVPFNEAINFIVEKLKAV, encoded by the coding sequence ATGCGTACATCGCGTTTTTTACTCGCAACACTCAAGGAAACCCCTGCCGATGCAGAAGTGATTAGCCATCAGTTGATGCTCAGAGCAGGACTTATTCGCAAATTAGCAGCAGGTTTATATACTTGGTTGCCCTTAGGAATGCGGGTATTACGCAAAGTAGAAGACATCGTCCGCAAAGAAATGGATAAATCAGGCGCGTTAGAGGTATTAATGCCAGCAGTACAACCCGCTGAATTATGGGAAGAATCCAAACGCTGGGAACAATATGGCCCTGAATTACTGCGCTTAAAAGACCGCCATGACCGTCCTTTTTGTTTTGGCCCTACGCATGAAGAAGTCATTACGGATTTAATTCGCCGTGAAATTCGTAGTTATAAACAACTGCCTGCAAACTTTTATCAAATTCAAACTAAATTTCGTGATGAAATCCGCCCGCGTTTTGGCGTGATGCGTGCCCGCGAATTCGTGATGAAAGATGCTTATTCTTTCCATACAAATCAAGCATCTTTGCAAGAAACTTATGATGTAATGCACGCGACTTATTGTCGTATTTTTGACCGTTTGGGCTTGCGCTATCGCCCTGTTTTAGCTGATACGGGCAGTATTGGCGGGAATTCTTCGCATGAGTTTCATGTACTGGCTGATTCTGGTGAGGATGCAATTGCCTATAGCACGACGGGCACTTATGCGGCAAACGTGGAAAAAGCGGAAGCCCTCGCCCCTGCTGGTGAACGCCCCGCGCCAAAAATGGATAGTCTTGCGGTGGTGAATACGCCCGACCAGCACACGATTGAAGCCGTTAGCCAATTCCTGAATGTTAAGCCTAGTCAATGTGTTAAAACGTTATTGGTCAATGGTGAAAATGGTAGTTTAGTCGCGTTTGTTCTCCGTGGCGACCATACTTTAAATGTGATTAAAGCAGGTAAACATCCTAATGTTGCTAGCCCTTTAACCTTTGCCAGTCCTGAGAAAATTAAAGAGGTAATTGGTTGCAGTATTGGTTCTATCGGACCTGTCGGTTTAACGGTTAAAATTGTCGCTGACCGCAGTGCCGCGCATTTAAGCGATTTTGTTTGTGGTGCGAATAAAGATGGACAACATCTTGTCGGGGTCAACTGGAAACGTGATTTACCTGAACCTGAAGTGATGGATATCCGTAACGTTGAAGCAGGCGACCCAAGTCCAGATGGTAACGGTGTACTTGGCATTGCACGTGGTATTGAAGTCGGTCATATTTTCCAATTGGGTGAGAAATATAGTAGCGCGATGAATGCGACTGTTTTAGATGAAACAGGACGCGCTTTAACCATGTTAATGGGGTGTTATGGCTTAGGTGTCACCCGCGTTGTAGCCTCTGCGATTGAACAAAATCATGATGAAAAAGGCATTATTTGGCCCACTGCTATTGCTCCATTTACTGTCGCTCTTTTACCGATGAATATGGCTAAATCCGAGCGTTTACGCGAAGCGGCTGAGAAAATGTATCAGCAATTACAGGATGCAGGTATCGACGTATTATTCGATGACCGTAAAGAACGCCCCGGTGTGATGTTTGCGGAAATGGAATTAATCGGCATTCCGCACCGTTTAGTCCTCAGTGATAAAGGACTGGATGAGGGTACGGTTGAGTATAAAGGTCGGCGTGATGAAAATGTGCAAGTTGTGCCATTTAATGAAGCGATTAATTTCATTGTGGAAAAATTAAAAGCTGTATAG
- the cysS gene encoding cysteine--tRNA ligase yields MLTIYNTLTKDKAPFKPIEANKVRMYVCGMTVYDYCHVGHARVMVVFDMVARWLRASGYDVTYIRNITDIDDKIINRANENGEDIYSLTERFIQAMYEDADALGVLRPDQEPRATQYIDHIIDLITRLMKRGYAYTANNGDVYYAVGKFAEYGKLSGKRIEDLRAGERVDIEEAKQDPLDFVLWKAAKPNEPSWASPWGNGRPGWHIECSAMSTHCLGNHFDIHGGGMDLQFPHHENEIAQSEGATGEQFVNVWMHNGFVRVNEEKMSKSLGNFFTLRDVLQKFPAEVIRYFILNSHYRSPLNYGDQQLDAAQQALTRLYTALRGLEDTGAPLDKNSEFYQRFATAMNDDFNTAEAIAVLFDLSREVNRLRVDNSSQAVAVAQQLKLLGGILGILQADPEAWFKRENTSTNGLSNDAVEKLIAERQAARKAKNWAESDRIRDMLKEQGIILEDAAGVTTWRRGT; encoded by the coding sequence ATGCTGACGATTTATAACACCTTAACCAAAGATAAAGCCCCATTTAAGCCGATAGAGGCAAATAAAGTGCGTATGTATGTGTGCGGAATGACGGTTTATGATTACTGTCATGTCGGGCATGCGCGGGTGATGGTGGTGTTTGATATGGTGGCGCGTTGGTTACGAGCTTCAGGTTATGATGTCACTTATATTCGGAATATCACGGATATAGACGATAAAATTATTAATCGTGCTAATGAAAATGGTGAAGATATTTATAGCTTAACCGAACGCTTTATTCAGGCAATGTATGAAGATGCAGATGCCTTAGGGGTTTTACGTCCTGACCAAGAGCCACGCGCAACGCAGTATATTGACCATATTATTGATTTAATTACCCGCTTGATGAAACGGGGTTATGCTTATACCGCGAATAATGGTGATGTCTATTATGCCGTTGGTAAATTTGCTGAATATGGCAAATTGTCAGGTAAACGGATTGAAGATTTACGCGCAGGCGAGCGCGTGGATATTGAAGAAGCCAAACAAGACCCCTTAGATTTTGTGTTGTGGAAAGCAGCAAAACCCAATGAGCCTAGCTGGGCATCTCCTTGGGGCAATGGTCGACCGGGTTGGCATATAGAATGCTCGGCAATGTCGACACATTGTTTAGGAAATCATTTCGACATTCATGGCGGTGGCATGGATTTACAATTTCCCCATCATGAAAATGAAATTGCACAATCTGAAGGCGCGACGGGCGAACAGTTTGTGAATGTCTGGATGCATAATGGTTTTGTGCGGGTTAATGAAGAAAAAATGTCCAAATCTTTGGGCAATTTCTTTACCTTACGCGATGTTTTACAAAAATTTCCCGCCGAAGTCATTCGCTATTTTATTTTAAACAGTCACTATCGTAGCCCATTAAATTATGGCGACCAACAACTAGACGCAGCGCAACAAGCCTTAACCCGTCTTTATACCGCATTACGCGGGTTAGAGGATACAGGCGCACCATTAGACAAAAATAGCGAATTTTATCAACGCTTTGCTACTGCAATGAATGATGATTTTAATACCGCTGAAGCAATCGCTGTTTTATTTGATTTAAGCCGTGAAGTTAATCGGTTACGTGTGGATAATTCTAGCCAAGCCGTTGCTGTTGCCCAACAATTAAAATTATTAGGTGGCATTTTAGGCATTTTACAAGCCGACCCCGAAGCGTGGTTTAAACGGGAAAATACAAGCACCAACGGTTTAAGCAATGATGCAGTAGAAAAGCTAATTGCAGAACGTCAAGCAGCACGTAAGGCTAAAAACTGGGCAGAATCTGACCGAATTCGCGATATGCTGAAAGAACAAGGCATTATTTTAGAAGATGCGGCAGGGGTGACAACGTGGCGACGTGGCACATAA
- a CDS encoding PilT/PilU family type 4a pilus ATPase, whose product MEREEAMSLMIKLLKLMLKEEGSDLFITAGFPPAMKVKGKMTPMMKQPLSPADSRALTLCVMNDKQLKEFESSKECNFAIAPPGLTRFRCNAFIQQGYTGVIMRVIPVEIPNFDKLGLPPVLKEVIMAKNGLIIMVGGTGSGKSTTMAAMIDHRNANSYGHIITIEDPIEFVHPHKNCVIMQREVGVDTFSWEAALHNTLRQAPDVILLGEIRDAEIMNFGLEFAQTGHLAMATLHANNSNQAIDRILGFFPIEKQKKLMQDISLNLRAIISQRLIRTVTGGRAAAIEIMLNTPLIQELIATGKVAEMKPIMAKSRELGMQTFDQALFDLHEADKISLEEALRNADSANELRLKIKLEGKNAKGVDALAASGGLSIKEVEEK is encoded by the coding sequence ATGGAAAGAGAAGAGGCGATGAGCTTAATGATTAAGCTCCTCAAGCTCATGTTAAAAGAAGAAGGTTCTGACTTGTTTATTACCGCAGGCTTTCCTCCCGCTATGAAAGTGAAGGGGAAAATGACTCCAATGATGAAACAGCCATTATCGCCCGCTGATTCTCGTGCGTTAACCCTCTGTGTCATGAACGATAAACAACTGAAAGAGTTTGAATCAAGCAAAGAATGTAATTTTGCAATCGCACCCCCTGGGTTAACCCGTTTTCGCTGTAACGCCTTTATACAACAAGGCTATACAGGGGTTATTATGCGGGTTATTCCCGTCGAGATTCCCAACTTTGATAAATTAGGTCTGCCCCCTGTTTTAAAAGAAGTGATTATGGCGAAAAACGGCTTAATTATCATGGTGGGGGGGACAGGCTCAGGGAAATCAACCACGATGGCGGCGATGATTGACCATCGTAATGCCAATAGTTACGGGCATATTATTACGATTGAAGACCCTATCGAATTTGTTCACCCGCATAAAAACTGCGTCATTATGCAACGCGAGGTTGGCGTTGATACCTTTAGCTGGGAAGCCGCCCTCCACAACACCCTGCGTCAAGCCCCTGATGTGATATTACTTGGGGAAATTCGAGATGCGGAAATTATGAACTTCGGGCTAGAGTTTGCACAAACGGGACACTTAGCCATGGCAACCTTACACGCAAACAACTCTAACCAAGCCATTGACCGTATTTTAGGTTTCTTCCCCATTGAGAAACAAAAGAAATTAATGCAGGATATTTCATTGAATTTAAGAGCGATTATTTCACAACGCTTAATCCGTACCGTCACAGGTGGACGGGCTGCGGCCATTGAAATTATGTTAAATACGCCCTTGATTCAAGAACTAATCGCAACAGGAAAAGTTGCAGAAATGAAGCCGATTATGGCGAAATCGCGCGAATTAGGTATGCAGACCTTTGACCAAGCATTATTTGATTTACATGAAGCGGATAAAATTTCGCTGGAAGAAGCCTTGCGCAATGCCGATTCTGCCAATGAGTTACGCCTGAAAATTAAATTGGAAGGGAAAAATGCTAAAGGGGTCGATGCCTTGGCAGCTTCAGGCGGGTTATCCATTAAGGAAGTCGAAGAAAAATAA